From one Mesoplodon densirostris isolate mMesDen1 chromosome 19, mMesDen1 primary haplotype, whole genome shotgun sequence genomic stretch:
- the TMEM160 gene encoding transmembrane protein 160, which yields MGGGWWWARAARLARLRFRGALLPPPRPRSGGARGSFAPGHGPRAGASPPPVSELDRADAWLLRKAHETAFLSWFRNGLLASGIGVISFMQSDMGREAAYGFFLLGGLCVVWGGASYVVGLAALRGPMQLSLGGAAAGVGAVLAAGLLWACAVGLYMGQLELDVELVPEDDGTAAAEGPDEAGRPPPE from the exons ATGGGAGGTGGCTGGTGGTGGGCTCGGGCTGCCCGCCTTGCCCGACTCCGCTTCCGAGGGGCGCTGCTGCCGCCTCCGCGGCCCCGGAGCGGGGGCGCCCGGGGGTCTTTTGCTCCTGGCCACGGCCCCCGCGCTGGGGCTTCGCCGCCCCCAGTGTCCGAGCTGGACCGCGCAGACGCCTGGCTCCTCCGGAAGGCTCATGAGACAg ccTTCCTCTCCTGGTTCCGCAATGGCCTCCTGGCATCAGGCATCGGGGTCATCTCCTTCATGCAGAGTGATATGGGTCGGGAGGCCGCCTACG GCTTCTTCTTGCTGGGCGGCCTGTGTGTGGTGTGGGGCGGCGCCTCCTATGTGGTGGGCCTGGCGGCGCTGCGGGGGCCCATGCAGCTCTCTTTGGGGGGCGCGGCCGCAGGCGTGGGCGCCGTGCTGGCCGCCGGCCTGCTCTGGGCTTGTGCCGTCGGCCTCTACATGGGCCAGCTGGAGCTGGACGTGGAACTGGTGCCCGAAGACGACGGGACCGCCGCGGCGGAAGGACCGGACGAGGCGGGCCGGCCGCCACCGGAGTGA